One genomic window of Sphingobacterium oryzagri includes the following:
- a CDS encoding TolC family protein, translated as MRFKKVVLSFFLASCIAGTTYAQTTDESGKLNSNATLDELINFALRNKIELKQANIDKEIGEREIASALSGWFPQINATGSLAHAIQIPTNVINGQVIQMGQKNTSAFGARIDQAILSPELFQASRAAKYVRLQQDQNIESTKINTVVDVSKAYYDILTSEESIKIIKENIVRLQRQYSEANARYETGLVDKTDFKRALISLNNAKAELKTAAEMRDYKYDYLKMLLGMNTKENMSLSFENQAMESNILLDTTEILSYANRVEFRQTETLKNIQKLNTQYQKWQFLPQLGAYGMYNANFFNNNFSQLYSTNFPSSSVGLSLSIPIFTGTKRLQEIRKSELQEERIEWDLLNLENQISTEYSAAMASYRSNMNEWRNSKENMELSEDVYNTIKLQYDAGVKTYLELMTAETDLKTSQLNYLNALYAVLSSKLDIQKALGTVDITK; from the coding sequence ATGAGATTCAAAAAAGTTGTTTTATCTTTCTTTCTGGCATCCTGTATCGCCGGCACAACCTATGCCCAAACGACGGACGAATCAGGAAAACTAAATAGCAATGCGACGTTAGATGAGTTAATAAACTTCGCGTTACGAAACAAAATCGAACTGAAACAAGCCAACATCGACAAAGAGATTGGCGAACGGGAAATTGCATCGGCGCTATCGGGCTGGTTTCCGCAAATCAATGCAACGGGATCTTTAGCACACGCTATCCAAATACCGACCAACGTTATCAATGGCCAGGTTATCCAAATGGGCCAAAAAAACACGAGTGCATTCGGCGCAAGAATTGACCAGGCGATTTTAAGTCCGGAGCTCTTTCAGGCTTCACGTGCGGCTAAATATGTGCGCTTACAACAAGATCAAAACATTGAAAGTACGAAGATTAATACGGTGGTTGATGTCAGCAAAGCTTACTATGATATCCTAACTTCGGAAGAATCCATCAAGATTATCAAGGAAAACATCGTTCGCCTGCAGAGACAGTATAGCGAGGCAAACGCGCGTTACGAAACAGGATTGGTGGACAAAACAGATTTCAAGCGCGCCTTGATTTCGTTAAACAATGCCAAGGCTGAGCTAAAAACCGCAGCAGAAATGCGTGATTACAAATACGACTACCTAAAAATGTTGCTGGGCATGAACACGAAAGAAAACATGAGTCTTTCTTTTGAAAACCAAGCTATGGAGAGTAACATCTTGCTGGATACCACCGAAATTTTGAGCTATGCTAATCGTGTAGAATTTAGGCAGACGGAAACTCTGAAAAACATTCAGAAGCTTAATACACAGTATCAAAAGTGGCAATTTTTACCGCAATTGGGAGCGTACGGTATGTATAATGCCAATTTCTTTAACAATAATTTCAGTCAGCTTTATTCGACCAATTTCCCAAGTTCTTCTGTCGGACTGTCATTGAGCATACCTATTTTTACAGGTACCAAACGCTTGCAGGAAATTCGGAAGTCGGAACTACAGGAAGAACGTATCGAATGGGATTTGCTGAACCTGGAAAACCAGATTAGCACGGAGTATTCTGCAGCAATGGCCAGCTACCGTTCTAATATGAACGAATGGCGTAATTCGAAAGAAAACATGGAATTATCGGAGGATGTGTACAATACCATCAAATTGCAGTACGATGCGGGAGTAAAAACCTACCTCGAGCTGATGACGGCAGAGACCGATCTGAAGACTAGCCAGTTGAACTACTTAAATGCGTTGTATGCGGTATTATCTAGCAAACTGGATATTCAAAAAGCCTTAGGCACCGTCGATATTACGAAATAA
- a CDS encoding SH3 domain-containing protein: protein MGLLDKYKVLLDTAKTAGIDDLSFQEQDGVLHIRGTAPNADVKNKLWDIYNQIDPNYLSGDVVMNIDVTAAVGGMQVRVITQESNLNIRKGPGTDQPILGKVAKDEIITLISRANDQWWLVRSKTGEEGYCYAQYLQPVE, encoded by the coding sequence ATGGGACTTTTGGATAAATATAAGGTGCTTCTTGATACGGCAAAAACTGCTGGTATCGATGATTTAAGTTTTCAAGAGCAGGATGGTGTTTTACACATCCGTGGTACGGCGCCAAATGCTGATGTAAAAAATAAGCTTTGGGATATCTATAATCAGATTGATCCAAACTACCTGTCGGGTGATGTGGTGATGAATATTGATGTTACGGCAGCGGTGGGCGGCATGCAGGTGCGCGTGATCACCCAAGAATCGAATTTAAATATTCGAAAAGGACCGGGCACCGATCAGCCTATTCTGGGCAAAGTTGCGAAGGACGAAATTATTACATTGATAAGCCGTGCCAACGACCAATGGTGGCTGGTGCGCAGCAAAACGGGAGAAGAAGGCTACTGTTATGCGCAATATCTTCAACCTGTCGAGTAA
- the lepA gene encoding translation elongation factor 4, whose product MKQIRNFCIIAHIDHGKSTLADRLLEYTNTITQREAQAQLLDNMDLERERGITIKSHAIQMEYTQDGQQYILNLIDTPGHVDFSYEVSRSIAACEGALLIVDASQGIQAQTISNLYLALEHDLEIIPILNKMDLPGAMPEEVKDQIIDLIGGKREEIIPASGKTGMGVPDILRAIVERIPAPVGDPTAPLQALIFDSVFNSFRGIMAYFKVENGEIRKGDRVKFVATGKEYFADEIGTLKLNQVAKDVVKTGDVGYIISGIKEAREVKVGDTITHRDRPCASAIQGFEEVKPMVFAGIYPVDTEDFEELRESMHRLQLNDASLVFEPESSAALGFGFRCGFLGMLHMEIIQERLEREFDMTVITTVPNVSYKAFMTKEQEEITVHNPSDLPDPSKLDFIEEPYIKANIITKADFVGPVMSLCIQKRGAIINQSYLTSDRVELVFEMPMGEIVFDFYDKLKTISKGYASFDYHQIGYRKSDLVKLDIRLNDEPVDALSSLIHRSNAYDFGKKICEKLKELLPRQQFEIRIQASIGAKIIARETISALRKDVTAKCYGGDISRKRKLLEKQKKGKKRMRQVGNVEIPQSAFMAVLKLD is encoded by the coding sequence ATGAAGCAAATACGTAATTTTTGTATTATCGCGCATATTGACCACGGGAAAAGTACGTTGGCGGATCGCTTGTTGGAATATACGAACACCATCACGCAGCGGGAAGCTCAAGCCCAACTGTTGGATAATATGGATCTGGAACGCGAGCGTGGTATCACCATTAAATCCCATGCTATCCAGATGGAATATACCCAAGATGGTCAGCAATATATACTTAACTTGATTGATACGCCTGGTCACGTCGATTTCTCTTACGAGGTTTCGCGTTCTATCGCGGCATGTGAAGGGGCGCTTTTAATCGTAGATGCTTCGCAAGGAATCCAGGCGCAAACCATTTCCAATCTTTATTTGGCGTTGGAACATGATTTAGAAATTATTCCTATTTTAAATAAAATGGATCTTCCAGGTGCTATGCCTGAGGAGGTTAAAGATCAGATTATTGATTTAATCGGTGGTAAACGCGAAGAAATTATTCCAGCTTCCGGAAAAACCGGTATGGGCGTGCCTGATATTTTGCGTGCGATCGTGGAACGGATACCAGCACCGGTAGGCGACCCGACGGCTCCTTTGCAGGCTTTGATTTTTGACTCGGTATTTAATTCGTTTCGCGGTATCATGGCTTATTTTAAAGTCGAAAACGGCGAAATCAGAAAGGGCGATCGTGTGAAGTTTGTGGCTACCGGTAAGGAATATTTTGCAGATGAAATAGGTACACTGAAATTAAATCAGGTGGCGAAAGATGTGGTCAAAACGGGCGACGTGGGTTACATTATTTCGGGTATTAAAGAAGCGCGTGAGGTTAAAGTTGGCGATACCATTACGCATCGCGACAGGCCATGTGCTTCGGCCATCCAAGGATTTGAAGAAGTAAAGCCGATGGTATTTGCCGGAATTTATCCGGTGGATACGGAAGATTTCGAGGAACTTCGGGAATCCATGCATCGCTTGCAGCTCAATGATGCGTCGCTGGTTTTCGAGCCGGAATCGTCGGCCGCATTAGGCTTTGGTTTCCGTTGCGGATTCCTGGGTATGCTCCACATGGAAATTATTCAAGAACGCCTGGAACGTGAGTTTGATATGACTGTGATCACGACGGTTCCAAACGTTTCTTACAAAGCGTTTATGACCAAAGAGCAGGAAGAAATTACGGTGCATAACCCATCTGATTTACCTGATCCGAGTAAACTGGATTTTATCGAGGAACCGTATATCAAGGCTAATATTATCACGAAGGCTGATTTTGTTGGCCCGGTGATGTCGCTCTGTATCCAAAAGCGTGGAGCGATCATCAATCAATCTTATCTCACGTCTGATCGGGTAGAGTTGGTGTTTGAAATGCCGATGGGCGAGATCGTATTCGATTTTTACGATAAATTAAAGACCATTTCGAAAGGCTATGCTTCGTTTGACTACCACCAGATTGGCTACCGCAAATCTGACTTGGTCAAGCTTGATATTCGTTTGAACGACGAACCGGTTGACGCCTTATCATCCTTGATCCACCGCAGCAACGCGTACGATTTTGGAAAGAAGATTTGTGAAAAACTTAAAGAGCTGTTGCCTCGCCAACAATTTGAAATTCGTATACAGGCGTCAATTGGTGCAAAAATCATTGCACGTGAAACGATTTCAGCCCTGCGTAAAGACGTCACGGCAAAATGTTATGGTGGCGATATTTCCCGTAAGCGTAAGCTATTGGAAAAGCAGAAAAAAGGAAAGAAACGTATGCGTCAAGTGGGGAATGTGGAAATTCCACAATCTGCATTTATGGCTGTACTTAAATTGGACTAA
- a CDS encoding BON domain-containing protein, whose translation MNFNSRNWFTWICLSFVLTYAVACKPKVSDADIKARVEQETAENPNVVVAVKKGEVTLSGIVTTEEERRKLTEAVKNADSQNIKSVVDELTVASIPEEINPTEQALQSKVEAVASEFPTVQVRVKDGVVHLAGDIEQNEVRKLKMGIDELNPAKVDMSLLTVK comes from the coding sequence ATGAACTTCAATAGTAGAAATTGGTTTACCTGGATATGTTTATCTTTCGTATTGACTTATGCTGTGGCTTGTAAACCGAAGGTATCTGATGCCGATATCAAGGCTCGCGTAGAGCAGGAGACAGCCGAAAACCCCAACGTGGTGGTGGCTGTAAAAAAGGGCGAAGTCACGCTGTCGGGTATTGTCACGACGGAGGAAGAGCGCCGAAAGCTAACGGAAGCGGTGAAAAATGCTGATTCTCAAAATATCAAATCGGTTGTAGATGAACTGACGGTTGCCAGCATTCCGGAAGAGATTAACCCGACCGAGCAAGCGTTGCAAAGCAAAGTTGAAGCCGTTGCGAGCGAATTTCCGACCGTTCAGGTTCGTGTAAAAGACGGTGTCGTACACCTGGCTGGCGATATCGAGCAAAATGAAGTGCGCAAACTGAAGATGGGCATTGACGAGCTCAATCCTGCGAAAGTGGATATGTCTTTGTTGACTGTAAAGTAG
- a CDS encoding bifunctional 5,10-methylenetetrahydrofolate dehydrogenase/5,10-methenyltetrahydrofolate cyclohydrolase: protein MNLLDGKLVSAKIKEDIKVEAAAFTAQSGRKPHLVAILVGNDGGSETYVASKMRNCELVGFESTNIRYTVDITEAELIAKIEEINQDPTIDGLIVQLPLPKHIDPDKVTEAIDYRKDVDGFHPINLGRMQRNLPCFIPATPYGIMLMLDHYKIETAGKKAVVVGRSNIVGSPMSILLARNSNPGNCTVTLTHSRTANLEAEVLAADIVVAAIGRKNFVTAEMVKEGAVVIDVGINREDSTETKSGFKLYGDVDFEAVAQKASWITPVPGGVGLMTIVGLLKNTLEAAKGTIYAK, encoded by the coding sequence ATGAACTTATTAGACGGTAAGCTAGTTTCAGCAAAAATAAAAGAAGATATCAAGGTAGAGGCAGCAGCCTTTACCGCACAATCGGGACGTAAGCCGCATTTGGTTGCCATTTTGGTAGGCAATGATGGCGGTAGCGAAACGTATGTGGCCAGCAAGATGCGCAATTGTGAGTTGGTAGGTTTCGAATCGACCAATATTCGTTACACGGTGGATATTACCGAGGCGGAGCTCATCGCGAAAATCGAAGAAATTAACCAGGATCCGACGATTGATGGATTGATCGTTCAATTGCCATTGCCTAAGCATATCGATCCCGATAAGGTTACGGAAGCAATCGATTACCGCAAAGATGTGGATGGTTTTCATCCGATAAATCTGGGTAGAATGCAACGTAACTTGCCTTGTTTTATTCCGGCGACGCCTTACGGTATTATGTTGATGTTGGATCACTATAAAATCGAAACTGCTGGTAAAAAAGCCGTGGTTGTTGGACGCAGTAATATTGTTGGATCGCCTATGAGCATCTTGCTTGCCCGAAACAGTAACCCGGGAAATTGCACAGTTACCTTGACGCATAGCCGCACAGCAAATTTAGAAGCGGAGGTTTTGGCGGCTGATATCGTGGTTGCTGCTATTGGTCGCAAAAACTTTGTAACAGCGGAGATGGTAAAGGAGGGAGCGGTAGTTATCGATGTGGGAATTAACAGGGAAGACTCCACCGAAACGAAATCTGGTTTTAAATTATATGGGGACGTCGATTTTGAAGCTGTAGCGCAGAAAGCGTCCTGGATTACACCCGTTCCCGGTGGTGTAGGTTTAATGACCATCGTCGGTCTGCTAAAGAATACACTGGAAGCTGCAAAAGGAACCATTTACGCGAAATAG
- a CDS encoding efflux RND transporter periplasmic adaptor subunit — MNKNYLFSALVIGSGLFWQSCGSGDGSSKQQQAAAQGQAAVPVSTTTVEKQIVSGIKSYPASVVPLQETQILAEVSGYITKIYVADGASVSKGQPLYEIDRIRYQAAVDQAKANLEIAKTTLQRLEKDLNRYQTLSEKDAIAKQTLDYAVTDVNNQKAQIQGAQAALTTAETNLKRSVIRAPFAGAVGISQVRTGALVNAGTTLLNTVSSIDPIAVEFQINEREIAEFAAYQSGKSATEITVSLPDGSAYSNPGKVAIIDRAVDPATGTIKVRATFNNAQNTLRAGMNLTMNVKSTSTSEQVIIPFKAVQDQLGVYNVYVVNDSSQAEMRPVKLGLKVSENVVVESGIEAGEKIVVDGLMNVRPGAKVAENTAAADKAAQK, encoded by the coding sequence ATGAATAAGAACTATTTATTTTCCGCATTAGTCATAGGTTCAGGATTGTTCTGGCAGTCCTGTGGATCCGGCGATGGATCATCCAAACAGCAGCAAGCAGCCGCACAAGGACAAGCTGCCGTACCGGTATCTACCACAACAGTCGAAAAACAGATTGTTTCTGGAATAAAAAGTTACCCAGCAAGTGTAGTTCCATTGCAGGAAACGCAGATATTAGCCGAAGTGAGCGGTTATATAACCAAAATATATGTAGCAGACGGAGCATCCGTATCCAAAGGACAACCTTTATATGAAATAGACCGCATTCGCTACCAAGCGGCCGTTGATCAAGCGAAAGCGAACTTGGAGATCGCAAAAACGACGCTTCAACGCTTAGAGAAAGACCTGAATAGATACCAAACCTTATCTGAAAAAGATGCGATTGCTAAGCAAACGTTAGATTATGCTGTTACGGATGTAAACAATCAGAAAGCGCAAATTCAGGGAGCGCAGGCAGCATTAACGACAGCCGAGACGAACCTAAAACGTTCGGTTATTCGTGCACCATTTGCTGGCGCAGTCGGCATATCACAAGTGCGTACCGGCGCATTAGTAAATGCCGGAACAACATTATTAAACACCGTAAGTTCGATCGATCCTATTGCGGTAGAATTCCAGATAAACGAAAGAGAGATTGCCGAGTTTGCGGCCTATCAGTCTGGAAAATCGGCAACCGAAATTACAGTTTCGTTACCAGATGGCTCTGCTTACAGCAATCCGGGAAAAGTAGCCATCATTGACCGCGCAGTAGATCCGGCAACAGGAACAATTAAAGTGCGCGCGACGTTCAACAACGCGCAAAACACCTTGCGCGCAGGCATGAACCTGACGATGAACGTTAAGAGTACGTCAACGAGCGAGCAAGTGATTATTCCGTTCAAAGCCGTTCAGGATCAGCTGGGCGTATACAACGTATATGTGGTAAACGACAGCAGTCAGGCAGAAATGCGCCCTGTTAAACTGGGTTTAAAAGTGAGCGAAAACGTCGTCGTGGAATCGGGTATTGAAGCGGGCGAAAAAATTGTCGTAGACGGATTGATGAATGTACGTCCGGGTGCGAAAGTCGCCGAAAACACAGCGGCAGCCGACAAGGCCGCACAGAAATAG
- a CDS encoding MBL fold metallo-hydrolase produces the protein MKLYTIDTGFFKLDGGSMFGVVPKSIWQRTNPADERNLCTWATRLLLIEDGKRLILVDTAIGDKQDEKFFSHYFMHGDATLDGSLAQHGFHRDDITDVILTHLHFDHCGGAVKRSGERLIPAFKNAIYWSNEQHWDWAIHPNPREKASFLKENILPIQESGQLQFLTEGEAFSPNITMRYAHGHTESMMLPQIQYKGKTILYMADLLPSVGHIPLPYVMSYDVRPLITMQERQSYWQEIVDSEYILFLEHDPVHACCTLQQTEKGIRLKETFTLAEV, from the coding sequence ATGAAACTATACACTATTGATACAGGATTTTTTAAATTGGATGGCGGTTCCATGTTTGGCGTTGTTCCCAAATCCATTTGGCAACGCACAAACCCGGCAGATGAGCGTAACCTCTGCACCTGGGCTACTCGTCTGCTCCTTATTGAAGATGGAAAGCGGCTAATCTTAGTAGATACCGCTATAGGTGATAAACAAGATGAAAAATTTTTTAGCCATTATTTTATGCACGGTGATGCGACGTTAGATGGGTCACTTGCGCAACATGGTTTTCATCGGGATGATATCACTGACGTCATCCTCACCCACCTGCATTTTGATCATTGCGGCGGCGCTGTAAAACGATCTGGAGAGCGACTGATTCCGGCATTTAAAAATGCGATTTACTGGAGCAATGAGCAGCATTGGGATTGGGCGATCCATCCAAATCCTCGAGAAAAAGCATCCTTTCTGAAGGAGAATATTCTACCTATCCAGGAAAGCGGACAATTGCAGTTTTTAACCGAAGGCGAAGCTTTTTCTCCCAATATCACAATGCGCTATGCACACGGTCATACCGAGTCGATGATGCTTCCGCAAATACAATACAAAGGAAAAACAATATTGTACATGGCTGATTTATTACCATCGGTAGGACATATTCCTTTGCCATACGTCATGAGTTACGATGTTCGCCCGTTGATCACTATGCAAGAACGGCAGTCCTACTGGCAGGAAATTGTAGATAGCGAGTATATTTTATTCTTAGAGCACGACCCCGTGCATGCTTGCTGCACCCTGCAACAAACAGAAAAAGGTATTCGCTTAAAAGAAACATTTACTTTGGCAGAGGTGTAA
- a CDS encoding efflux RND transporter permease subunit, whose amino-acid sequence MISEVFIKRPVTAIVISILIMIIGTISIMTLPISQYPSIAPPTVTVTANYTGADAQTVEQTVTTPIESQINGTPGMIYMSSNSTSNGQSTITVTFEVGTDIDIATLDVQNRVGIAEPALPEAVRRLGVTTRKANTDILMLVSLVSPKGTRDDKFLANYANLYVKDAILRVKGVGDVTAFGQPFAMRVWLDANKLATLKLTPADISSAISEQNLRIPGGSVGAPPLQNSQVFEYPVITDSDLSSVEDFEDIIIKSNTDGSIVLLKDVARVELGQFSYATTTRTDGMISTGMMIAQTPGGNAVETAEGIYSALDEMKKSFPQDVDYVVGYETVSVVHASIDSVIHTLVEALILVTLVVFFFLQSWRATLIPVLAIPVSVVGTFIFFTLFGFSINNLTLLAFVLAIGIVVDDAIVVVEAVQHYIDHYKMSAREATMHAMKDITAPVIAIALILAAVFVPVGFIPGMVGKLYQQFAITIAVSVMLSAFIALSLTPALCSLLLKPTSVNKEAKGLNKFFYKFNVWFERVTHKYSNGVKACIRKAPLALIILLCIFIGTGYMFKTKPTGFIPTEDNGSFFAGVNLPEGSAASRTNAVLEELNTQFRKDFPEIEHITLISGINILNRSFKSNAATLFVSLKPWAERKRTAADITGAIMGQYAAYGKARILAVTPPAIPGLGTSGGFSLMIQDQQTVDIKQFEGVVGKFLAAANQRPEIGMAYTLFNSNSPNFKITVNREQAKKMAVPVSSIYSTISAYLGSSYINDFTRYGRNFRVVTQADNNYRMNIEDINKLYVNNAVGAPVPLGTLVTWELVQNPSIINHYNIFRSIEVSGSAAPGYSSGDALNALEEVAAETLPNGYSYDFSGLSLQESQSGNTTVMIFALCIIFVFLLLASLYESWSVPFSILLSVPLGIFGAILTLTLIPSLDNNIYAQIGLVTIIGLAAKNAILIVEFAKERVDIGMPLMDAIIDAVKLRLRPIIMTSFAFILGIIPLMLSTGAGAFSRQTIGWTVFGGMMAATLLAIFIVPVLFYVITKMAYGKKKLAELEASFDEEKAKNLSAH is encoded by the coding sequence ATGATATCAGAAGTATTTATAAAAAGGCCCGTCACGGCGATCGTTATCTCGATATTGATTATGATTATCGGTACGATATCCATTATGACGTTGCCGATCAGTCAGTATCCCTCCATTGCGCCGCCTACGGTAACCGTAACGGCCAACTATACCGGAGCAGACGCACAAACGGTGGAACAAACCGTAACAACACCGATTGAAAGTCAGATCAACGGTACACCGGGCATGATTTACATGTCGTCCAACAGTACTTCCAACGGACAATCGACCATCACAGTGACTTTCGAAGTAGGAACAGATATCGACATTGCGACGCTTGATGTGCAAAACCGTGTAGGTATTGCAGAGCCAGCGTTACCAGAAGCTGTTCGCCGCTTAGGTGTAACCACACGGAAAGCGAATACGGATATCTTAATGTTGGTGTCCTTAGTTTCTCCAAAAGGAACACGCGACGATAAATTTTTGGCCAACTACGCCAACCTTTATGTGAAAGATGCGATCTTGCGTGTGAAAGGCGTCGGCGATGTTACGGCCTTTGGTCAACCCTTCGCGATGCGTGTTTGGCTTGATGCCAATAAGCTGGCGACTTTGAAATTGACGCCAGCAGATATTTCCAGTGCAATTTCTGAACAGAACTTACGTATTCCGGGAGGATCTGTCGGTGCGCCGCCTTTACAAAATTCGCAGGTATTCGAATATCCGGTTATCACCGATTCAGACTTATCATCTGTCGAGGATTTTGAAGACATCATTATCAAATCCAATACGGACGGATCAATTGTGTTGCTGAAAGACGTAGCACGTGTAGAGCTCGGTCAGTTTAGCTACGCTACAACGACTCGTACCGATGGCATGATATCTACCGGTATGATGATTGCGCAAACGCCAGGAGGTAATGCGGTGGAAACCGCCGAAGGCATTTACTCGGCTTTGGACGAGATGAAAAAATCATTCCCGCAAGATGTAGATTATGTAGTCGGTTACGAAACAGTATCTGTAGTACACGCTTCTATTGATTCGGTTATCCATACGCTGGTAGAAGCTTTGATTTTGGTTACGTTGGTTGTATTCTTTTTCTTACAATCGTGGAGAGCGACGTTAATTCCTGTTCTCGCCATTCCGGTATCTGTTGTCGGAACCTTTATTTTCTTCACCCTCTTCGGTTTCTCGATCAATAACCTGACATTATTAGCCTTCGTACTGGCTATTGGTATTGTGGTGGATGATGCCATTGTTGTGGTAGAGGCGGTACAACATTACATAGATCATTACAAAATGAGCGCGCGTGAGGCAACGATGCACGCGATGAAAGATATTACGGCACCCGTTATCGCTATTGCGTTGATTTTGGCTGCGGTATTCGTTCCAGTAGGTTTTATACCTGGCATGGTCGGTAAACTTTACCAGCAATTTGCTATCACCATTGCCGTTTCGGTTATGCTTTCCGCCTTTATTGCGTTATCGCTGACGCCCGCGTTGTGTTCGCTCTTGCTAAAACCTACATCCGTAAATAAAGAAGCTAAAGGACTCAACAAATTCTTTTACAAATTTAACGTATGGTTTGAACGGGTTACACACAAATACTCCAATGGTGTAAAAGCCTGTATTCGTAAAGCGCCGTTAGCCTTGATTATTTTGCTTTGTATTTTTATCGGCACGGGCTACATGTTTAAAACAAAACCTACCGGTTTTATCCCGACGGAAGACAACGGTTCCTTTTTTGCCGGTGTAAACTTGCCTGAAGGCTCGGCGGCCAGTCGTACGAATGCGGTGTTGGAAGAGCTTAATACGCAATTCCGAAAAGACTTTCCAGAGATTGAGCACATCACGCTTATCTCCGGTATCAATATCTTAAACCGATCATTTAAATCAAATGCAGCGACGCTATTTGTCTCCTTGAAGCCTTGGGCCGAACGTAAACGCACAGCGGCAGATATTACGGGCGCAATCATGGGGCAGTATGCGGCTTACGGAAAAGCACGTATTCTAGCCGTGACACCACCGGCCATTCCTGGTCTAGGTACATCGGGTGGTTTCTCGTTGATGATCCAGGATCAACAAACCGTGGATATCAAACAGTTTGAAGGCGTAGTCGGTAAATTTTTAGCGGCCGCCAACCAGCGTCCGGAAATTGGAATGGCTTACACCTTGTTTAACTCCAATTCACCTAACTTTAAAATTACGGTGAATAGAGAACAAGCGAAGAAAATGGCCGTTCCGGTGTCGTCAATATACAGCACGATCTCTGCTTATTTAGGTTCGTCTTACATCAATGACTTTACGCGCTACGGACGTAACTTCCGAGTAGTGACACAAGCAGACAACAATTATCGGATGAATATTGAAGACATCAACAAGCTATACGTAAACAATGCCGTTGGTGCGCCAGTGCCTTTAGGTACATTAGTAACCTGGGAATTGGTACAGAATCCGTCGATTATCAACCACTATAATATTTTCCGGAGTATTGAGGTCAGTGGATCGGCTGCACCGGGCTATAGCTCGGGCGATGCCTTAAATGCCTTGGAAGAAGTGGCGGCAGAGACTTTGCCAAATGGTTATTCGTATGATTTCTCTGGTCTATCCTTGCAGGAAAGTCAATCGGGAAATACGACCGTCATGATCTTTGCGCTATGTATTATTTTCGTGTTTTTGCTATTGGCATCCTTGTACGAAAGCTGGTCAGTACCATTTTCGATTTTACTATCGGTGCCTCTTGGTATTTTCGGTGCGATTTTAACATTAACGCTTATCCCAAGCTTAGATAATAACATCTATGCACAGATCGGTTTGGTAACGATCATCGGTTTGGCAGCGAAAAACGCGATCCTAATTGTAGAATTTGCGAAAGAACGCGTTGACATCGGCATGCCATTAATGGATGCGATCATCGACGCGGTAAAATTGAGGCTTCGCCCGATCATCATGACCTCGTTTGCCTTTATCCTAGGTATTATTCCATTAATGCTCTCCACCGGTGCCGGCGCTTTTTCACGTCAAACAATTGGCTGGACGGTATTCGGCGGTATGATGGCCGCAACATTACTAGCTATATTTATCGTGCCGGTGCTATTCTATGTCATTACCAAAATGGCGTATGGCAAGAAAAAATTAGCCGAACTGGAAGCTTCCTTCGATGAAGAAAAAGCAAAAAATCTAAGTGCACACTAA
- a CDS encoding class I SAM-dependent methyltransferase — MKSTLKEIEERFDGDVDRFSNLETGQQTTLDARFNMELITSAIAQRYPHLGSVLDIGCGAGNYPVKLLEKVAATDITLVDLSQPMLDRALQRVQSCTTANVTIVKGDFRTTELKEGHYDVIIATAVLHHLRDDEDWEKSFRKLYNLLREGGSLWIFDLVYQRDEKLQTLLYTGYYGDYLSGLKDEAYRDHVFAYIEKEDSPRDLMYQLDLLKKVGFSSVDILHKNLCFASFVGIKEG; from the coding sequence ATGAAATCAACGCTTAAAGAGATCGAAGAGCGATTTGACGGGGATGTAGATCGGTTTTCCAACTTGGAAACCGGCCAGCAGACGACGCTTGATGCTCGTTTTAATATGGAATTAATCACTTCAGCAATTGCCCAACGGTATCCGCACTTGGGTTCGGTGTTGGATATTGGCTGTGGTGCGGGTAACTATCCGGTAAAATTGCTGGAAAAGGTAGCGGCAACTGATATTACCTTGGTAGACCTTAGCCAGCCGATGTTGGATAGGGCTTTGCAACGTGTACAAAGCTGTACAACGGCAAACGTAACTATCGTAAAAGGCGATTTTCGCACGACGGAGCTAAAAGAAGGTCATTATGATGTTATCATCGCCACAGCTGTGCTTCATCATCTTCGCGATGATGAGGATTGGGAAAAATCATTCCGAAAATTGTACAATTTACTGCGAGAAGGGGGGAGTCTTTGGATTTTTGATCTGGTATACCAACGTGATGAAAAGCTGCAAACACTCCTATATACGGGTTACTATGGAGATTATTTATCGGGCTTGAAAGACGAAGCGTATCGCGATCATGTTTTTGCTTACATCGAGAAAGAAGATAGTCCGCGCGATCTGATGTATCAACTGGATTTATTAAAAAAAGTTGGATTTAGCAGCGTTGATATTTTGCATAAAAACCTGTGCTTTGCATCTTTTGTCGGAATCAAAGAAGGTTAA